The Bacteriovorax sp. BAL6_X genome window below encodes:
- the murF gene encoding UDP-N-acetylmuramoyl-tripeptide--D-alanyl-D-alanine ligase — MLISDLNKVSGLIKNIGNDRDIDILLSTDSRMPEDKNTFIALKGERFDAYNFIEDAIKNGAKAIVLTHSKEREEEIKELYEKYKEICFFLVEDSLSFLQEAAKFRIVEWKNHGGFVFGLTGSNGKTTTKELLYSLAKSFLHDAVICTQGNLNNHIGVPLTIFSIKDEHKFAIVEMGTNHFGEIEVLCKIAQPDYGYITNIGHAHTEFLIDLNGVLTEKSALYRWINDHGKKFFLNLEDEKLATLDVTEKVVPVSKDNVYEFESEFIKESYNRWNVQSSCFVLENIFSLSLFHELKKLRLPENKRAQWINVDHSKIYLDAYNANPTSMRLAIREFAKQVPDTKNVIFIIGDMNELGDKTQEHHESIAELLNDLGIKNSIFIGRFANFYQNKFGGASETYINLEDFISNWPTVLNSYDYIFLKASRSLQLERLIDITM, encoded by the coding sequence ATGTTAATTTCTGATTTAAATAAAGTTTCAGGTCTTATTAAAAATATTGGTAATGATAGAGATATTGATATTTTATTATCAACAGACTCTCGTATGCCTGAAGATAAGAACACATTTATTGCTCTAAAAGGCGAGCGTTTTGATGCTTATAATTTTATTGAAGATGCGATAAAGAACGGCGCAAAAGCAATTGTCTTAACTCACTCTAAAGAAAGAGAAGAAGAGATAAAAGAACTTTATGAAAAGTATAAAGAGATATGTTTCTTTTTAGTTGAAGATAGCCTTTCTTTCTTACAAGAAGCAGCTAAGTTTCGAATTGTTGAGTGGAAGAATCATGGTGGTTTCGTTTTTGGACTTACTGGTTCTAATGGGAAGACGACTACGAAAGAGCTACTTTACTCGTTAGCAAAATCATTTCTTCACGATGCAGTTATATGTACACAAGGTAATTTAAATAATCATATTGGTGTCCCTCTAACTATATTTTCTATTAAAGATGAACATAAGTTTGCCATTGTTGAAATGGGAACTAATCACTTTGGCGAGATTGAAGTACTTTGTAAAATTGCACAACCTGACTACGGTTATATTACAAATATTGGTCATGCCCATACTGAATTTCTAATTGATCTTAATGGTGTTCTGACAGAAAAGTCTGCGCTTTATCGTTGGATTAACGACCATGGTAAAAAATTCTTTTTAAATTTAGAAGATGAGAAACTAGCAACTTTAGATGTTACAGAAAAAGTTGTACCTGTAAGTAAGGATAATGTTTACGAATTTGAAAGTGAGTTTATTAAAGAGTCTTATAATCGCTGGAATGTACAATCTTCATGTTTTGTTTTAGAAAATATTTTTTCACTGAGTTTATTTCACGAGTTAAAAAAACTAAGGCTTCCTGAAAATAAAAGGGCCCAGTGGATTAATGTTGATCATTCAAAAATATATTTAGATGCCTACAATGCAAACCCAACTTCAATGAGGCTTGCAATCAGAGAGTTTGCCAAGCAAGTTCCAGATACTAAAAATGTTATCTTCATAATTGGTGATATGAATGAATTAGGCGATAAGACCCAAGAGCATCACGAGAGCATTGCCGAGTTATTAAATGATCTAGGTATTAAAAACTCAATTTTCATTGGCCGATTTGCTAATTTTTACCAAAATAAATTTGGCGGTGCGTCCGAAACTTATATAAATCTTGAAGATTTTATCTCAAATTGGCCTACAGTATTAAATTCGTATGATTATATTTTTTTAAAAGCTTCTCGTTCTTTACAACTAGAGAGGCTAATAGATATAACTATGTAA
- a CDS encoding Mur ligase family protein — translation MNDLINKYNILLEGLTDLTTNLDQAKPCDIAFYRIHDNEKAVELFRQRYQKGRAGLVITNREVADVDTLVVDECDFYKLQEELVEELYPINREVKLIGITGTNGKSSVAHLCQLILNANGLSACSIGTVGVIKGEDEVLESLSATTPSFIDLRRIIFKLKDINYFCLEVSSHALEQERVKKMKFDSIGWTNFTQDHLDYHGTMESYFNAKAKLANYSDSNFFIPRTQENEFKSKLKFNLASCVENIYGEEFNLSYNVDNLELAFALCDKASSLKLNRKIKLSLPKGRFNLFRKGDSVFIVDYAHTPDAIVNICRETKKHFGSYDIVTIFGCGGDRDRTKRPKMLSAALEFSDKVVVTSDNPRNEDPNEIIKDILKGNKEVVDIIVDRKEAIHTYVKEYERPTAVIIAGKGHEEYQDIKGVKYHFSDIEEVKSALGELC, via the coding sequence ATGAATGATTTAATTAATAAGTACAATATTCTTTTGGAAGGTCTTACTGACCTTACGACAAACTTAGATCAAGCAAAGCCGTGTGATATCGCTTTTTATCGAATACATGATAACGAGAAAGCTGTTGAACTATTTCGCCAACGTTATCAAAAAGGTCGTGCCGGACTAGTCATTACGAATCGAGAAGTTGCAGATGTTGATACACTCGTTGTTGACGAGTGTGATTTTTATAAATTACAAGAAGAGTTGGTTGAGGAGCTGTATCCAATTAATCGTGAAGTAAAGTTAATTGGAATAACAGGTACTAACGGAAAGTCTTCTGTTGCTCACCTTTGTCAGCTTATTCTTAATGCTAACGGCTTAAGTGCATGTAGTATAGGAACCGTTGGTGTCATTAAAGGTGAAGATGAAGTGCTGGAAAGTCTATCTGCGACGACGCCATCTTTTATTGATTTAAGAAGAATCATTTTTAAGCTTAAGGATATTAATTACTTCTGTTTAGAAGTAAGTTCTCATGCGCTGGAGCAGGAGAGAGTTAAGAAGATGAAGTTTGATTCAATTGGCTGGACAAACTTTACTCAAGACCATCTCGATTATCATGGAACGATGGAGTCCTATTTTAATGCTAAAGCAAAACTTGCAAATTATAGTGATTCAAATTTTTTCATACCTCGTACTCAAGAAAATGAATTCAAGTCTAAGCTTAAATTTAACTTAGCTTCTTGTGTTGAAAATATTTATGGTGAGGAGTTTAACCTCAGCTACAATGTCGATAATTTAGAGTTAGCATTCGCTCTTTGTGATAAAGCCTCTAGCTTAAAATTAAATAGAAAAATAAAACTATCTTTACCTAAGGGAAGATTTAATCTTTTTAGAAAGGGCGATAGTGTATTCATAGTGGATTATGCTCATACTCCTGATGCTATTGTAAATATTTGTCGTGAAACTAAGAAACATTTTGGATCATATGACATTGTTACAATCTTTGGCTGTGGTGGGGATCGTGATCGTACAAAGCGTCCAAAAATGCTTTCAGCTGCATTGGAGTTCAGTGATAAGGTTGTTGTAACAAGTGACAATCCAAGAAATGAAGATCCGAATGAGATTATTAAAGATATTCTTAAAGGTAATAAAGAAGTCGTAGATATTATTGTTGATCGCAAAGAGGCCATACATACTTATGTAAAAGAATATGAACGTCCTACCGCAGTAATTATTGCTGGAAAAGGACATGAAGAATATCAAGATATTAAAGGTGTGAAATATCATTTTAGTGATATTGAAGAAGTAAAGAGTGCATTAGGGGAATTATGTTAA
- a CDS encoding penicillin-binding transpeptidase domain-containing protein: MSDNNLKNRLKVIYAIFTIAFVAILVKAFRIQVVDRGHLLSQSKKQFFRERKVFPRRGHIYDRNGNPLAINIRTYSIFTIPKNISDKKVYEKLKVILPEMELDGIAKKALERNRFTWITRKSKLTEEQVTQIKKLKGIYIEEIPKRIYPNHELAAQTLGFVGLDNNGLAGIEHRFDKELRGEPQIIKYFKDNKGRPVRYVSQNIPTERANDVYLSIDKEVQAVAEKAIKEAVEKVDAKRGGVGVMDAETGEIIAMANYPTFDPNDVSDSKGSDRKLAFISDPFEPGSTLKVLTLASALENKVVRPDTNYYCEQGRLKVEDHIIKEAESRKKFEWLSVEEILMYSSNIGTTKIAFDLTFPKLKKTLNDFKIGEKTGIELPAESRGIFTDDKNVSPLSLSNISFGQGVATTGIQMLAAFAAISNDGVYVKPTILKVDDPKKVKSKRVIPVDVAKSITKMMVNTVDRGTARKGKIPYFKIAAKTSTAQRADNNGRYTGYIPGFLGFPVGVKKKFVVYSYVDKPARGKSYYGNSVAGPVFRKVTEYLLYKNKEFEGLAENETYKNDMAFDSVKRVQSAKRYTGRGSVPNFVGLDKKSAMALAQKLEIDLSHIGVGVVLEQTPEAGSSRDGDVVVKLKYAPPTYE, from the coding sequence GTGAGTGATAATAATTTAAAAAACAGATTAAAAGTTATATACGCAATTTTTACAATTGCTTTTGTTGCAATACTCGTAAAAGCATTTCGTATTCAAGTTGTTGATCGTGGACACTTATTATCACAATCAAAAAAACAATTTTTTAGAGAAAGAAAAGTCTTTCCGAGACGTGGTCATATTTATGATCGCAATGGAAACCCTCTCGCAATTAATATTAGAACCTACTCAATCTTTACTATTCCAAAGAATATCTCAGATAAGAAAGTTTATGAAAAACTTAAGGTAATTCTTCCTGAGATGGAGCTTGATGGTATCGCAAAGAAGGCTCTTGAGAGAAATCGATTTACTTGGATTACAAGAAAGTCAAAGCTGACAGAAGAACAAGTTACACAGATTAAAAAGCTTAAGGGGATTTATATTGAAGAAATTCCAAAGCGTATTTATCCAAATCACGAGCTTGCTGCACAAACTTTAGGCTTTGTTGGACTCGATAATAATGGACTGGCAGGAATTGAGCATCGCTTTGATAAAGAACTCAGAGGTGAGCCTCAAATTATTAAATACTTTAAAGACAATAAAGGTCGTCCTGTAAGATACGTTAGTCAAAATATTCCAACAGAAAGAGCAAACGATGTTTACCTTTCTATAGATAAGGAAGTTCAAGCAGTAGCTGAAAAGGCGATTAAAGAAGCTGTTGAAAAAGTTGATGCAAAACGTGGCGGTGTCGGTGTCATGGATGCTGAGACCGGTGAAATTATTGCTATGGCCAATTATCCTACATTCGATCCAAATGATGTTAGTGATTCGAAGGGAAGTGATCGTAAGCTTGCTTTTATTAGTGACCCATTTGAACCAGGATCAACTCTTAAGGTTTTAACACTTGCTTCGGCCCTAGAAAATAAAGTTGTACGACCTGATACTAATTATTATTGTGAACAAGGCCGCCTTAAGGTTGAAGATCATATTATTAAGGAAGCTGAATCGAGAAAAAAGTTTGAGTGGTTATCTGTTGAAGAGATCCTTATGTACTCTTCAAATATTGGAACAACGAAAATTGCATTTGATTTAACTTTTCCAAAACTTAAGAAGACACTAAATGATTTTAAAATTGGTGAAAAAACGGGAATTGAACTTCCGGCCGAATCTCGTGGAATTTTTACTGATGATAAAAACGTATCTCCACTTTCTTTAAGTAATATTAGCTTTGGTCAAGGTGTTGCAACAACAGGGATTCAAATGCTGGCTGCTTTTGCTGCAATCTCGAATGATGGTGTTTATGTAAAGCCAACTATCTTAAAAGTTGATGATCCTAAGAAAGTAAAATCAAAAAGAGTTATCCCAGTAGATGTTGCTAAATCAATTACTAAGATGATGGTAAATACAGTTGATCGTGGTACAGCAAGAAAAGGAAAAATTCCTTACTTTAAGATCGCTGCAAAAACTTCAACTGCTCAAAGAGCTGATAATAATGGACGCTATACGGGTTATATTCCTGGCTTCCTAGGCTTTCCGGTTGGAGTTAAAAAGAAATTTGTCGTTTACTCATATGTTGATAAACCAGCACGAGGTAAGTCATATTACGGAAATTCGGTCGCCGGGCCTGTTTTTAGAAAAGTGACAGAATATCTTCTCTATAAGAACAAAGAGTTTGAAGGTCTTGCCGAAAATGAGACTTATAAAAATGATATGGCCTTTGATTCTGTAAAACGTGTTCAGTCTGCAAAACGCTACACTGGTAGGGGTTCTGTTCCTAACTTTGTTGGACTTGATAAGAAGTCAGCAATGGCCCTTGCTCAAAAGTTAGAAATCGATCTAAGTCATATTGGTGTGGGGGTTGTTCTGGAGCAAACTCCTGAAGCTGGTAGTTCTCGCGATGGCGATGTCGTTGTAAAACTAAAGTACGCCCCACCTACATATGAATGA
- a CDS encoding septum formation initiator: protein MASRMSRTKSKKEGIGNKIKGVVLSSQGLPIVLSLVVITVLFVLFRMKGIELNYEIATVKKEVERIKVEGKELKAKKARLLSVSNLRKMARNYNLAQPKQHQIIVVPAKK, encoded by the coding sequence ATGGCCTCAAGGATGAGTCGAACAAAATCTAAGAAGGAAGGTATTGGAAATAAGATCAAGGGAGTTGTTCTTAGTTCACAAGGTTTACCAATTGTTCTTAGTTTAGTTGTGATTACAGTTTTATTCGTACTTTTTAGAATGAAAGGGATTGAGCTTAATTATGAGATCGCAACTGTAAAAAAAGAAGTAGAGAGAATTAAAGTTGAGGGAAAAGAGTTAAAAGCTAAAAAAGCTAGACTTCTATCTGTATCTAATTTGAGAAAGATGGCCCGTAATTATAACTTAGCACAGCCGAAGCAACATCAAATCATTGTTGTTCCAGCTAAGAAGTAA
- the rsmH gene encoding 16S rRNA (cytosine(1402)-N(4))-methyltransferase RsmH: MVEEYKEHYSVLKKECLDYLYLDKEEHDQLLFADCTFGAGGHSLAIVKREHKAKLISFDQDPDALKNGRELIKKNGVEDRLFLHDSNFCHFKNIVMDNHADLVEANGGLNGVLLDLGVSSHHFDEGSRGFSFRVDAPLDMRMDYDNDNIQTAKDIINRYSAQDLANLFRDYGEEKYAWRIAERIVLERDKNGSINTTFQLADLIKDCYPKKLQFGRIHPATKCFQALRIEVNRELDVITDVINQVLPLLKIGGRILIISFHSLEDRIVKKLFKDYEKNGLGEMLFENEVKKPIIPSDDEIAENSRSRSAKLRVLKRVASKKSKNKYEKFSKIENL; this comes from the coding sequence ATGGTTGAAGAATATAAAGAGCACTATTCCGTCTTAAAGAAAGAATGTCTCGACTATCTTTATTTAGACAAAGAAGAACATGATCAGTTGCTTTTTGCTGACTGTACATTTGGGGCCGGCGGCCACTCTTTGGCGATTGTTAAAAGGGAGCATAAGGCCAAGCTTATATCTTTTGACCAAGATCCTGATGCTTTAAAGAACGGTCGTGAATTGATTAAGAAGAATGGAGTTGAAGATAGACTCTTCCTACACGACTCCAACTTTTGCCACTTTAAAAATATTGTCATGGATAATCATGCTGATCTTGTCGAAGCAAACGGCGGGCTAAATGGTGTTCTTCTTGATCTAGGAGTTTCTTCTCATCATTTTGATGAAGGTTCTCGTGGGTTTTCATTTCGTGTTGACGCTCCGCTTGATATGCGTATGGACTACGATAATGACAATATTCAAACGGCCAAAGATATTATCAATCGTTATTCAGCGCAAGATCTGGCCAACCTATTTAGAGATTACGGCGAAGAAAAGTATGCGTGGAGAATTGCTGAGCGCATAGTTCTTGAGCGAGATAAGAATGGTTCGATTAATACAACATTTCAATTGGCCGATTTAATTAAAGATTGCTATCCAAAAAAATTACAATTTGGTCGAATTCATCCGGCGACAAAATGCTTTCAAGCACTGCGTATAGAAGTTAATCGCGAGTTGGATGTAATAACTGACGTAATTAATCAGGTGCTACCATTATTAAAGATTGGTGGTAGAATATTAATTATAAGTTTTCATTCTTTAGAAGATAGAATTGTGAAGAAGCTTTTTAAAGATTATGAAAAAAATGGACTTGGTGAGATGCTTTTTGAAAATGAAGTAAAAAAGCCAATTATTCCAAGTGATGACGAGATTGCTGAAAACTCTCGCTCAAGAAGCGCAAAACTTAGAGTGCTTAAGCGTGTTGCAAGCAAGAAGTCGAAAAATAAATATGAGAAGTTTTCAAAGATTGAAAATTTATAA
- a CDS encoding triacylglycerol lipase gives MRDTDLILNKYIESKVLDFKNRVNAYSARKNYSKSFLNSAKELTKSDIVERFNLVKNNLSPNDAVKLMRNLVTSSAWISFSSARYIHSLTNFKSFDNKFDFDKVNYRFFNDLKSRKPIDLSDEEIFKIIYNEVEYAKYHPNYISNLEEPKTDITIVLIPGVFNELFSTPSFERACQHLKTKFNIKYYTPEVNGFDNCLKNAKSLRKQISKYVSDNPNEKLWLIAFSKGGLDSLHYLVDYSEEQDAIVGLSTIASPILGSNSFNKKFIKTLNLIHNFSDSKLYQLIDGKKDILAKEMQKSLSSTFRRPWLRNNHQKLNQNIFYTSIGFSAKWYESHLWMILMKMFIRSKKDNDGVVDTESSLFPYYFERGIKLGILDGHHLIGRRSSFYCQEALIEAHIHFLKYKGLLF, from the coding sequence ATGAGAGATACTGATTTAATTTTAAATAAATATATTGAATCAAAAGTTTTAGATTTTAAGAATCGTGTTAATGCTTATAGCGCGAGAAAGAATTATTCTAAATCTTTTTTAAACTCTGCTAAAGAATTAACAAAGTCTGATATAGTTGAAAGATTCAATTTAGTTAAGAATAATCTCTCTCCAAATGATGCCGTTAAACTGATGCGAAACCTTGTCACATCTAGTGCATGGATCAGCTTTTCTTCAGCTCGCTATATACATTCACTTACAAATTTTAAAAGCTTCGACAATAAATTTGACTTTGATAAAGTTAATTATAGGTTCTTCAATGACCTCAAATCTCGCAAACCAATTGATCTATCAGATGAAGAAATATTTAAAATCATTTATAACGAAGTTGAATATGCTAAGTACCATCCAAATTATATTTCAAATTTAGAAGAACCAAAAACAGACATTACTATTGTCTTAATTCCAGGTGTTTTTAATGAGTTGTTTTCAACACCTTCCTTTGAACGCGCATGCCAACACCTTAAAACAAAATTTAATATTAAATATTACACACCGGAAGTTAATGGTTTTGATAATTGCTTAAAGAATGCAAAGTCACTGCGTAAACAAATTTCAAAATATGTAAGTGATAACCCTAATGAAAAGCTATGGTTGATCGCCTTTTCTAAGGGAGGTCTAGACTCGCTCCACTACCTAGTTGATTATAGTGAAGAGCAAGATGCTATTGTAGGTCTTTCAACAATAGCCTCACCAATTCTAGGCTCTAATTCGTTTAATAAGAAATTTATCAAAACGCTAAATCTCATACATAATTTTTCAGACTCAAAGCTTTATCAATTAATTGATGGCAAAAAGGATATCTTAGCAAAAGAAATGCAGAAGTCACTTTCTTCTACTTTTCGTAGGCCATGGCTGAGAAATAACCACCAAAAGCTTAATCAAAATATTTTCTATACCTCGATTGGCTTCTCAGCAAAATGGTATGAAAGTCACCTTTGGATGATTCTCATGAAGATGTTTATAAGAAGTAAAAAAGATAATGACGGAGTTGTTGATACAGAAAGCTCATTATTTCCATACTATTTTGAAAGAGGTATCAAACTTGGTATTTTAGATGGTCATCACCTTATTGGAAGAAGATCTTCTTTCTACTGCCAAGAGGCTTTAATTGAGGCCCATATTCACTTTCTAAAGTATAAAGGGCTACTCTTTTAA
- a CDS encoding ATP/GTP-binding protein: MSFVNYNTKEINCKIVYYGPGLGGKTTNIQYIYQKTAGGSKGEMVSLDSENERTIFFDFLPLDLGEIRGFKTRFHLYTVPGQVFYESSRKLILRGVDGVIFVADSQLERMEANIESLKSLEANLTEQGYDIDQIPIVFQWNKRDLPNVTPVEDMNQTLNADERPAFDAVAVKGIGVFETLKTMSKLVLMNLKGGLKE; encoded by the coding sequence ATGTCTTTTGTAAATTATAATACGAAGGAAATTAATTGTAAGATCGTTTATTACGGGCCAGGACTTGGTGGTAAGACAACGAATATTCAATATATTTATCAGAAAACTGCTGGTGGTAGTAAAGGAGAGATGGTTTCTCTTGACTCAGAAAATGAAAGAACAATTTTCTTTGATTTCTTACCGCTTGATCTAGGTGAAATAAGAGGTTTTAAAACTCGCTTTCACTTATATACAGTTCCAGGACAAGTCTTTTATGAGTCATCACGCAAGCTAATTCTACGTGGGGTTGATGGTGTGATCTTTGTCGCCGACTCTCAGCTTGAGAGAATGGAAGCCAATATTGAATCACTTAAAAGTCTTGAAGCAAACCTTACTGAGCAAGGTTATGATATTGATCAGATTCCAATTGTGTTCCAGTGGAATAAAAGAGATCTTCCAAATGTTACGCCTGTTGAGGACATGAATCAAACACTCAATGCAGATGAAAGGCCGGCCTTTGATGCTGTAGCTGTTAAAGGTATTGGAGTTTTTGAAACTCTTAAAACAATGTCAAAATTAGTATTGATGAATTTAAAGGGCGGCTTAAAAGAGTAG
- the recR gene encoding recombination mediator RecR, which translates to MKLPERINNLVDSFSKVPGIGEKSALRHVLSLAKWTKEELGDFAVALNELAELKKCNQCGVFADEDICAVCSDIHRKESTEICIVESITDYMAIERSGQYRGLYHVLGGVLNPLLGVGPSELNIDKLKKRVDVLGIKSVILAIGPSVEGDATCSYIKSVLSDDVNVDRIGFGIPMGGNLDYLDTMTISKALENKTKM; encoded by the coding sequence ATGAAACTACCTGAAAGAATTAATAACCTTGTTGATTCATTTTCTAAAGTGCCAGGCATTGGAGAAAAGAGTGCTTTAAGACACGTTCTTAGCTTAGCAAAGTGGACTAAGGAAGAATTAGGAGACTTTGCTGTTGCACTAAATGAATTAGCAGAGTTAAAAAAATGTAATCAATGTGGTGTCTTTGCAGATGAAGATATCTGTGCTGTTTGTAGCGATATCCATCGTAAAGAATCAACTGAGATTTGTATTGTTGAATCGATAACTGATTACATGGCCATTGAGAGAAGTGGCCAATACAGAGGGCTGTATCATGTTCTAGGAGGAGTACTAAATCCTCTTTTAGGTGTTGGTCCATCGGAGTTAAACATTGATAAGCTTAAGAAGCGTGTTGATGTTCTCGGTATCAAATCTGTAATTTTAGCTATTGGTCCATCTGTTGAGGGTGATGCAACTTGTAGTTATATTAAATCGGTTCTTTCAGATGATGTTAATGTTGATAGAATTGGCTTTGGGATTCCTATGGGTGGGAATCTCGACTACTTAGATACAATGACTATATCTAAGGCATTAGAAAATAAAACCAAAATGTAA
- a CDS encoding YbaB/EbfC family nucleoid-associated protein → MAKGMQGLMKQAQQMQQKISTLQKELEKRELEVSSGGGAIKIKITGKQEIQAITIDPEAVDPNDVETLEDLVLTAVNQAIKESQDMVSNAMSKVTGGLNIPGLF, encoded by the coding sequence ATGGCAAAGGGAATGCAAGGCCTAATGAAACAGGCACAGCAAATGCAGCAAAAAATTAGTACACTTCAAAAAGAGCTTGAAAAGCGTGAACTAGAGGTTTCTTCAGGTGGTGGTGCTATCAAAATTAAAATCACTGGTAAGCAAGAGATTCAAGCTATCACGATTGATCCTGAAGCAGTAGATCCAAATGATGTTGAAACTCTTGAAGATCTTGTTTTAACTGCAGTTAACCAGGCAATTAAAGAATCTCAAGATATGGTTTCAAATGCGATGAGCAAAGTTACTGGTGGACTAAATATTCCAGGACTTTTCTAA
- the dnaX gene encoding DNA polymerase III subunit gamma/tau: protein MSYQVLARKYRPAKFQDFVGQEHIVKTIVNSLREDRLGHAYIFSGTRGIGKTTIARIFAKALRCETRDENQNPCGECSACQDFDSAASMNVVEIDGASNNSVDDVRELISNISYLPSSGKYKVYIIDEVHMLSNSAFNALLKTLEEPPEHAVFLMATTEPEKLLGTVLSRCQRFDFVNATVEELKSHIIHIAQLENIVFANSELIETLAKLGNGSFRDTLSLFDQVLSFSFGQEITEDIFAQALGIAKLSSIKTLIDSTLSENIEELTNTFNALISQNISLQNIVKSLLENLFSIVIAKDFNDKSRVLSKVDGDIFDRISRAELYWVYETLAKDFSWTLESIIPTDATLLAMRKVALRHQIIADTQVEDSTGKPKAQVVAVTEEVATEEVQPQSSPTPETEVEEALTEEAPKPHKIIFDDPIEPQKESSEETQEPEVDDTKSIEDEVVIEGPKSWDGFLQFLAKTSPVMGANMEQGNLIGELVVQLDKVSLLIGYPTGAKVFFDHMNNQETLEKVREHLRKYFQVQEIDLSIELVEKKKAEETDFKSKFEINIENENIEKQNQRKEIEGDEMLQLASSIFNSKIDKIILNEDE from the coding sequence ATGTCATATCAGGTCTTGGCCAGAAAATATCGTCCTGCAAAATTTCAAGATTTTGTTGGGCAAGAACATATCGTTAAAACAATAGTTAATTCGCTAAGAGAAGATCGACTAGGTCATGCCTATATCTTTTCTGGTACGCGTGGAATTGGTAAAACAACGATAGCCAGAATTTTTGCAAAAGCCCTAAGATGTGAAACTCGTGATGAGAACCAGAACCCATGTGGTGAATGTAGTGCGTGTCAGGACTTTGATTCTGCGGCTTCAATGAATGTCGTTGAAATCGATGGTGCATCTAATAATAGTGTTGATGATGTAAGAGAGCTGATTAGTAATATTTCTTATCTTCCATCTAGTGGAAAGTATAAAGTTTATATTATTGATGAAGTTCACATGTTATCAAATAGTGCCTTCAATGCCCTTCTAAAAACTTTAGAGGAGCCACCGGAACATGCCGTATTCTTAATGGCGACAACTGAGCCAGAAAAGCTTCTTGGAACAGTTCTTTCAAGATGTCAGCGTTTCGACTTTGTAAATGCAACAGTTGAAGAGCTTAAGTCTCATATTATTCATATTGCGCAGCTTGAAAATATTGTTTTTGCTAATTCAGAGTTAATTGAAACACTAGCGAAGCTAGGTAATGGTTCATTTAGGGATACACTTTCTTTATTTGATCAAGTTTTAAGCTTTTCGTTTGGTCAAGAAATTACAGAGGATATCTTTGCTCAGGCCCTTGGGATCGCAAAGCTAAGTTCAATTAAAACATTAATTGATTCTACTCTTTCAGAAAATATTGAGGAGCTGACTAATACATTTAATGCTCTAATTTCACAAAATATCTCTCTACAAAATATCGTAAAGTCTTTACTTGAAAATCTATTTTCAATTGTAATTGCAAAAGATTTTAATGATAAGTCGAGAGTCCTTTCAAAAGTAGACGGAGATATATTTGATCGTATATCACGGGCAGAACTTTACTGGGTATATGAAACACTTGCTAAAGACTTTTCGTGGACGCTTGAATCAATTATTCCAACAGATGCAACACTTCTTGCTATGAGAAAGGTTGCATTAAGACATCAGATAATTGCAGACACTCAAGTGGAGGATAGCACGGGAAAGCCTAAGGCCCAAGTTGTGGCCGTGACTGAAGAAGTAGCTACTGAAGAAGTTCAACCACAATCTAGCCCCACACCTGAGACTGAAGTTGAGGAAGCTTTAACAGAAGAAGCCCCGAAGCCTCATAAAATTATTTTTGATGATCCTATAGAACCACAAAAAGAATCTAGTGAAGAGACACAAGAACCAGAAGTAGATGATACTAAATCCATTGAGGACGAAGTTGTTATTGAAGGCCCTAAGTCTTGGGACGGCTTTCTTCAATTTCTAGCAAAGACTTCACCTGTAATGGGTGCGAATATGGAGCAGGGGAATTTAATTGGTGAATTAGTTGTTCAGTTAGACAAGGTATCCCTACTTATCGGTTACCCTACTGGTGCAAAAGTTTTCTTTGATCATATGAATAATCAGGAAACGCTTGAAAAGGTTAGAGAGCATCTTAGAAAATATTTTCAAGTGCAAGAGATTGATTTATCAATTGAGCTAGTCGAAAAAAAGAAAGCTGAAGAAACAGACTTTAAATCAAAATTTGAAATTAATATAGAGAATGAAAATATTGAAAAACAAAATCAAAGAAAGGAAATTGAAGGTGATGAAATGCTTCAGTTGGCCAGTTCAATATTTAACTCTAAAATTGATAAAATAATCTTAAATGAAGATGAATAA